A stretch of the Xiphias gladius isolate SHS-SW01 ecotype Sanya breed wild chromosome 21, ASM1685928v1, whole genome shotgun sequence genome encodes the following:
- the sec13 gene encoding protein SEC13 homolog, with protein sequence MVSVINTVDTSHEDMIHDAQMDYYGTRLATCSSDRTVKIFDVRNGGQILVADLRGHEGPVWQVAWAHPMFGNILASCSYDRKVIIWKEENGAWDKMHEYNGHESSVNSVCWGPYDFGLILACGSSDGAISLLTFTGDQQWDVKKISNAHTIGCNAVSWAPAVVPGSLIDQPSGQKPNYVKRFVSGGCDNLVKLWKEEDGQWKEDQKLEAHSDWVRDVGWAPSIGLPTSTIASCSQDGRVFIWTCDDPAGNTWTAKLLHKFNDVVWHVSWSITGNILAVSGGDNKVTLWKESMDGQWACISDVSKGQGAVSTITDTQQNEQ encoded by the exons ATG GTTTCTGTTATCAACACGGTGGACACCTCCCACGAGGACATGATC cacGATGCCCAGATGGACTACTACGGGACTCGACTCGCAACCTGTTCATCTGATCGCACCGTAAAGATCTTCGATGTCAGAAACGGAGGTCAGATACTGGTCGCCGACCTCCGAGG cCATGAGGGTCCCGTGTGGCAGGTAGCGTGGGCCCACCCGATGTTCGGTAACATCCTGGCTTCCTGTTCCTACGACCGTAAAGTCATCATCTGGAAGGAGGAGAACGGAGCCTGGGACAAGATGCACGAATATAACGGACACGAGTCGTCAG TGAACTCTGTCTGCTGGGGTCCCTACGACTTTGGTCTGATCCTGGCCTGCGGCAGCTCAGACGGGGCCATTTCGCTCCTCACGTTTACTGGTGATCAGCAGTGGGACGTCAAGAAGATCAGCAACGCGCACACT ATTGGCTGTAACGCAGTGAGCTGGGCTCCTGCCGTAGTTCCCGGCAGCCTGATCGATCAGCCGTCGGGACAGAAGCCGAACTACGTCAAGCGCTTCGTCTCCGGAGGCTGCGACAACCTGGTCAAACTCTGGAA AGAGGAAGACGGTCAGTGGAAGGAGGATCAGAAGCTGGAGGCTCACAGCGATTGGGTGAGAGACGTCGGCTGGGCTCCTTCTATTGGTCTTCCCACCAGCACCATCGCCAGCTGCTCCCAG GACGGGCGTGTGTTTATCTGGACGTGTGACGACCCGGCGGGCAACACCTGGACGGCCAAACTGCTCCACAAGTTCAATGACGTCGTTTGGCACGTCAGCTGGTCTATCACTGGAAACATACTGGCTGTTTCTGGGGGAGACAACAAG GTGACGCTGTGGAAGGAGTCGATGGACGGTCAGTGGGCCTGTATCAGCGACGTCAGCAAGGGCCAGGGCGCCGTCTCCACCATCACAGATACGCAGCAGAACGAGCAgtga
- the LOC120783352 gene encoding deoxyribonuclease gamma-like isoform X1: MKIAAFNVKNLGLKKVRDKGVVHHLTKAVSHPQIMSRYGVVLVLEVVDKRGRAMEELLRELNKTRSNRKRPYSMVASGQLGRDTYKEQFVCFYREDEVTLKACHQYEDNQAGDEDAFAREPFILHFSCPAAAVKDLVLIPVHTKPEDSLKELDELYDVVEAVRRKWGTDKIMILGDFNADGRYLSKKKKGTIRIHSAPYHWLIDDDVDTTTSNNNDNTYDRIVVYGKTMLNAIVPGSAKSFNFQKAFNLTDKESLSISDHYPVEVELKTSKKSKTARPRKPAVPQTTKTTSTKGPTQKKGPQQKKTARSAGLQKKTMAAKRKRGQSSHTPAKRRRLDK, from the exons ATGAAGATCGCAGCCTTCAATGTCAAGAACCTGGGACTGAAAAAGGTCCGGGACAAGGGAGTCGTCCACCACCTCACCAAG GCCGTGTCCCATCCGCAGATCATGTCCCGGTACGGCGTGGTGCTGGTGCTGGAGGTGGTGGACAAGCGCGGCAGAGCCATGGAGGAGTTACTGCGAGAGCTCAACAAGACCCG CTCTAACAGAAAGCGCCCCTACTCCATGGTCGCCAGCGGGCAGCTGGGACGAGACACCTACAAGGAGCAGTTCGTTTGTTTCTACAG ggaGGATGAGGTGACACTGAAAGCCTGTCACCAGTATGAAGATAATCAAGCCGGAGATGAAGACGCCTTCGCCAGAGAGCCCTTCATCCTGCACTTCAGCTGTCCAGCCGCAG CTGTGAAGGACCTGGTGCTGATCCCGGTCCACACCAAGCCGGAAGATTCGCTGAAGGAGCTGGACGAGCTGTACGACGTGGTCGAGGCTGTCCGGAGGAAGTGGGGGACTGAT AAAATTATGATTTTGGGGGACTTTAATGCAGATGGACGTTACCTctccaagaagaagaagggaacGATCCGCATCCACTCAGCTCCCTACCACTGGCTGATAGACGATGATGTCGACACCACGACCAGTAACAATAACGACAACACCTACGACAG GATCGTGGTGTATGGAAAGACCATGCTGAACGCCATCGTCCCCGGCTCAGCCAAGTCTTTCAATTTCCAGAAAGCGTTCAACCTGACTGATAAAgaa TCTCTCAGTATCAGTGACCACTATCCTGTGGAGGTGGAGCTGAAGACcagcaagaaaagcaaaacagcaaGACCAAGGAAACCGGCCGTGCCCCAGACAACAAAGACGACATCCACCAAAGGGCCAACTCAGAAGAAAG GCCCACAGCAGAAGAAGACGGCCAGGTCGGCAGGATTACAGAAGAAGACTATGgcagcaaaaagaaagagaggacagtCGTCACACACACCAGCCAAGAGAAGACGCTTGGACAAATGA
- the LOC120783352 gene encoding deoxyribonuclease gamma-like isoform X2 produces MKIAAFNVKNLGLKKVRDKGVVHHLTKIMSRYGVVLVLEVVDKRGRAMEELLRELNKTRSNRKRPYSMVASGQLGRDTYKEQFVCFYREDEVTLKACHQYEDNQAGDEDAFAREPFILHFSCPAAAVKDLVLIPVHTKPEDSLKELDELYDVVEAVRRKWGTDKIMILGDFNADGRYLSKKKKGTIRIHSAPYHWLIDDDVDTTTSNNNDNTYDRIVVYGKTMLNAIVPGSAKSFNFQKAFNLTDKESLSISDHYPVEVELKTSKKSKTARPRKPAVPQTTKTTSTKGPTQKKGPQQKKTARSAGLQKKTMAAKRKRGQSSHTPAKRRRLDK; encoded by the exons ATGAAGATCGCAGCCTTCAATGTCAAGAACCTGGGACTGAAAAAGGTCCGGGACAAGGGAGTCGTCCACCACCTCACCAAG ATCATGTCCCGGTACGGCGTGGTGCTGGTGCTGGAGGTGGTGGACAAGCGCGGCAGAGCCATGGAGGAGTTACTGCGAGAGCTCAACAAGACCCG CTCTAACAGAAAGCGCCCCTACTCCATGGTCGCCAGCGGGCAGCTGGGACGAGACACCTACAAGGAGCAGTTCGTTTGTTTCTACAG ggaGGATGAGGTGACACTGAAAGCCTGTCACCAGTATGAAGATAATCAAGCCGGAGATGAAGACGCCTTCGCCAGAGAGCCCTTCATCCTGCACTTCAGCTGTCCAGCCGCAG CTGTGAAGGACCTGGTGCTGATCCCGGTCCACACCAAGCCGGAAGATTCGCTGAAGGAGCTGGACGAGCTGTACGACGTGGTCGAGGCTGTCCGGAGGAAGTGGGGGACTGAT AAAATTATGATTTTGGGGGACTTTAATGCAGATGGACGTTACCTctccaagaagaagaagggaacGATCCGCATCCACTCAGCTCCCTACCACTGGCTGATAGACGATGATGTCGACACCACGACCAGTAACAATAACGACAACACCTACGACAG GATCGTGGTGTATGGAAAGACCATGCTGAACGCCATCGTCCCCGGCTCAGCCAAGTCTTTCAATTTCCAGAAAGCGTTCAACCTGACTGATAAAgaa TCTCTCAGTATCAGTGACCACTATCCTGTGGAGGTGGAGCTGAAGACcagcaagaaaagcaaaacagcaaGACCAAGGAAACCGGCCGTGCCCCAGACAACAAAGACGACATCCACCAAAGGGCCAACTCAGAAGAAAG GCCCACAGCAGAAGAAGACGGCCAGGTCGGCAGGATTACAGAAGAAGACTATGgcagcaaaaagaaagagaggacagtCGTCACACACACCAGCCAAGAGAAGACGCTTGGACAAATGA